Proteins encoded in a region of the Mercenaria mercenaria strain notata chromosome 1, MADL_Memer_1, whole genome shotgun sequence genome:
- the LOC128557688 gene encoding CCA tRNA nucleotidyltransferase 1, mitochondrial-like isoform X3, which yields MNMVVREQMLRPLVKRFIQKSVQPICSNRLNKNIVVIRKPLHRYISSRNIRYPKMTGGNLITMKLDSPEFQALFTPELNQLITLFEKNNFEIRIAGGAVRDLLMEKQLHDVDFATTATPEQMKEMFELAGIRMINAKGEGHGTITARINDKENFEVTTLRIDIRTDGRHAEVEFTKDWQLDANRRDLTINAMFLGFDGTVYDYFNGIEDVKNQRVRFVGNPEDRIQEDYLRILRYFRFYGRIAKTPNDHDDGTLKAIKENAEGLSGISGERIWVELKKIVVGNYAGSIMKSMVETGISKYIGFAEDANIEEFQKICEQTEGQKPEPMTRIAALLENSEQVYEMNKRLKVSNDELKTCLFIVMYRDQEEGDDLIKHYKHLIARLSGKEKKVVNRVLELFKYKGLHDMISEISEWTPPKYPITGQDLIEKDIKRGPVFAKTLDALRQVWIDSDFQLTREELLEKIDEVIAHVVLGRSVYEKNLEPLPYPCMIVRGD from the exons atgaacatg GTAGTAAGAGAACAAATGCTCAGACCATTGGTCAAAAGATTTATCCAGAAATCTGTCCAACCAATATGCTCTAACAGATTAAACAAGAACATCGTTGTCATTAGAAAACCACTTCACAGATATATATCATCACGTAACATCCGATATCCAAAAATGACTGGTGGAAATCTGATCACAATGAAACTTGATTCGCCAGAATTTCAAGCGCTTTTCACCCCGGAGTTGAATCAGCTGATCAcactgtttgaaaaaaataactttgaaattcGTATTGCGGGCGGTGCTGTGCGAGATCTGTTGATGGAAAAACAGTTACATGATGTGGATTTTGCTACAACTGCGACACCAGAGCAGATGaaggaaatgtttgaattagCAGGAATTAGAATGATCAATGCCAAAGGTGAAGGTCATGGTACGATTACAGCTAGGATCAATGATAAG GAGAACTTTGAGGTGACCACTCTGAGAATTGATATACGGACAGATGGAAGACATGCAGAGGTTGAATTTACAAAGGATTGGCAACTAGATGCAAACAGACGTGATCTCACCATCAATGCAATGTTTCTAG GTTTTGATGGAACAGTGTATGACTACTTTAATGGCATAGAAGATGTGAAGAACCAAAGGGTGAGGTTTGTTGGTAATCCAGAAGACAGAATCCAGGAGGATTATTTGAGGATTCTCAGATACTTCAG ATTCTATGGAAGGATTGCCAAGACACCCAATGATCATGATGATGGAACATTGAAGGCAATAAAGGAAAATGCAGAGGGATTGTCAG GGATATCTGGAGAGAGAATCTGGGTGGAACTTAAGAAAATAGTTGTAGGCAATTATGCTGGCAGTATTATGAAGAGTATGGTGGAAACGGGTATTTCTAAATATATAG GATTTGCTGAAGATGCAAATATAGAGGAATTTCAGAAGATTTGTGAGCAGACAGAAGGACAGAAACCAGAACCAATGACAAGGATAGCTGCTCTGCTTGAAAATTCAGAACAG gtcTATGAAATGAACAAAAGACTGAAAGTATCAAATGACGAACTTAAGACGTGTTTGTTTATTGTAATGTATCGGGATCAAGAAGAAGGGGATGACCTTATTAAGcattataaacatttaattgCAAGACTTTCTGGGAAAGAGAAAAAGGTTGTGAACCGAGTCCTTGAGTTGTTCAAGTATAAAGGTCTTCACGATATGATTTCCGAAATATCGGAATGGACCCCACCGAAGTATCCTATCACTGGACAAGATCTTATTGAAAAGGACATTAAACGGGGGCCAGTATTTGCGAAGACACTAGACGCATTAAGGCAAGTCTGGATAGACAGTGATTTTCAGTTGACCAGGGAGGAATTGTTGGAGAAAATTGATGAGGTGATCGCACAT
- the LOC128557688 gene encoding CCA tRNA nucleotidyltransferase 1, mitochondrial-like isoform X4, whose product MNMVVREQMLRPLVKRFIQKSVQPICSNRLNKNIVVIRKPLHRYISSRNIRYPKMTGGNLITMKLDSPEFQALFTPELNQLITLFEKNNFEIRIAGGAVRDLLMEKQLHDVDFATTATPEQMKEMFELAGIRMINAKGEGHGTITARINDKENFEVTTLRIDIRTDGRHAEVEFTKDWQLDANRRDLTINAMFLGFDGTVYDYFNGIEDVKNQRVRFVGNPEDRIQEDYLRILRYFRFYGRIAKTPNDHDDGTLKAIKENAEGLSGISGERIWVELKKIVVGNYAGSIMKSMVETGISKYIGFAEDANIEEFQKICEQTEGQKPEPMTRIAALLENSEQVYEMNKRLKVSNDELKTCLFIVMYRDQEEGDDLIKHYKHLIARLSGKEKKVVNRVLELFKYKGLHDMISEISEWTPPKYPITGQDLIEKDIKRGPVFAKTLDALRQVWIDSDFQLTREELLEKIDEVIAHAPSTV is encoded by the exons atgaacatg GTAGTAAGAGAACAAATGCTCAGACCATTGGTCAAAAGATTTATCCAGAAATCTGTCCAACCAATATGCTCTAACAGATTAAACAAGAACATCGTTGTCATTAGAAAACCACTTCACAGATATATATCATCACGTAACATCCGATATCCAAAAATGACTGGTGGAAATCTGATCACAATGAAACTTGATTCGCCAGAATTTCAAGCGCTTTTCACCCCGGAGTTGAATCAGCTGATCAcactgtttgaaaaaaataactttgaaattcGTATTGCGGGCGGTGCTGTGCGAGATCTGTTGATGGAAAAACAGTTACATGATGTGGATTTTGCTACAACTGCGACACCAGAGCAGATGaaggaaatgtttgaattagCAGGAATTAGAATGATCAATGCCAAAGGTGAAGGTCATGGTACGATTACAGCTAGGATCAATGATAAG GAGAACTTTGAGGTGACCACTCTGAGAATTGATATACGGACAGATGGAAGACATGCAGAGGTTGAATTTACAAAGGATTGGCAACTAGATGCAAACAGACGTGATCTCACCATCAATGCAATGTTTCTAG GTTTTGATGGAACAGTGTATGACTACTTTAATGGCATAGAAGATGTGAAGAACCAAAGGGTGAGGTTTGTTGGTAATCCAGAAGACAGAATCCAGGAGGATTATTTGAGGATTCTCAGATACTTCAG ATTCTATGGAAGGATTGCCAAGACACCCAATGATCATGATGATGGAACATTGAAGGCAATAAAGGAAAATGCAGAGGGATTGTCAG GGATATCTGGAGAGAGAATCTGGGTGGAACTTAAGAAAATAGTTGTAGGCAATTATGCTGGCAGTATTATGAAGAGTATGGTGGAAACGGGTATTTCTAAATATATAG GATTTGCTGAAGATGCAAATATAGAGGAATTTCAGAAGATTTGTGAGCAGACAGAAGGACAGAAACCAGAACCAATGACAAGGATAGCTGCTCTGCTTGAAAATTCAGAACAG gtcTATGAAATGAACAAAAGACTGAAAGTATCAAATGACGAACTTAAGACGTGTTTGTTTATTGTAATGTATCGGGATCAAGAAGAAGGGGATGACCTTATTAAGcattataaacatttaattgCAAGACTTTCTGGGAAAGAGAAAAAGGTTGTGAACCGAGTCCTTGAGTTGTTCAAGTATAAAGGTCTTCACGATATGATTTCCGAAATATCGGAATGGACCCCACCGAAGTATCCTATCACTGGACAAGATCTTATTGAAAAGGACATTAAACGGGGGCCAGTATTTGCGAAGACACTAGACGCATTAAGGCAAGTCTGGATAGACAGTGATTTTCAGTTGACCAGGGAGGAATTGTTGGAGAAAATTGATGAGGTGATCGCACAT GCACCTTCTACTGTCTGA
- the LOC128557688 gene encoding CCA tRNA nucleotidyltransferase 1, mitochondrial-like isoform X5: MNMVVREQMLRPLVKRFIQKSVQPICSNRLNKNIVVIRKPLHRYISSRNIRYPKMTGGNLITMKLDSPEFQALFTPELNQLITLFEKNNFEIRIAGGAVRDLLMEKQLHDVDFATTATPEQMKEMFELAGIRMINAKGEGHGTITARINDKENFEVTTLRIDIRTDGRHAEVEFTKDWQLDANRRDLTINAMFLGFDGTVYDYFNGIEDVKNQRVRFVGNPEDRIQEDYLRILRYFRFYGRIAKTPNDHDDGTLKAIKENAEGLSGISGERIWVELKKIVVGNYAGSIMKSMVETGISKYIGFAEDANIEEFQKICEQTEGQKPEPMTRIAALLENSEQVYEMNKRLKVSNDELKTCLFIVMYRDQEEGDDLIKHYKHLIARLSGKEKKVVNRVLELFKYKGLHDMISEISEWTPPKYPITGQDLIEKDIKRGPVFAKTLDALRQVWIDSDFQLTREELLEKIDEVIAH, translated from the exons atgaacatg GTAGTAAGAGAACAAATGCTCAGACCATTGGTCAAAAGATTTATCCAGAAATCTGTCCAACCAATATGCTCTAACAGATTAAACAAGAACATCGTTGTCATTAGAAAACCACTTCACAGATATATATCATCACGTAACATCCGATATCCAAAAATGACTGGTGGAAATCTGATCACAATGAAACTTGATTCGCCAGAATTTCAAGCGCTTTTCACCCCGGAGTTGAATCAGCTGATCAcactgtttgaaaaaaataactttgaaattcGTATTGCGGGCGGTGCTGTGCGAGATCTGTTGATGGAAAAACAGTTACATGATGTGGATTTTGCTACAACTGCGACACCAGAGCAGATGaaggaaatgtttgaattagCAGGAATTAGAATGATCAATGCCAAAGGTGAAGGTCATGGTACGATTACAGCTAGGATCAATGATAAG GAGAACTTTGAGGTGACCACTCTGAGAATTGATATACGGACAGATGGAAGACATGCAGAGGTTGAATTTACAAAGGATTGGCAACTAGATGCAAACAGACGTGATCTCACCATCAATGCAATGTTTCTAG GTTTTGATGGAACAGTGTATGACTACTTTAATGGCATAGAAGATGTGAAGAACCAAAGGGTGAGGTTTGTTGGTAATCCAGAAGACAGAATCCAGGAGGATTATTTGAGGATTCTCAGATACTTCAG ATTCTATGGAAGGATTGCCAAGACACCCAATGATCATGATGATGGAACATTGAAGGCAATAAAGGAAAATGCAGAGGGATTGTCAG GGATATCTGGAGAGAGAATCTGGGTGGAACTTAAGAAAATAGTTGTAGGCAATTATGCTGGCAGTATTATGAAGAGTATGGTGGAAACGGGTATTTCTAAATATATAG GATTTGCTGAAGATGCAAATATAGAGGAATTTCAGAAGATTTGTGAGCAGACAGAAGGACAGAAACCAGAACCAATGACAAGGATAGCTGCTCTGCTTGAAAATTCAGAACAG gtcTATGAAATGAACAAAAGACTGAAAGTATCAAATGACGAACTTAAGACGTGTTTGTTTATTGTAATGTATCGGGATCAAGAAGAAGGGGATGACCTTATTAAGcattataaacatttaattgCAAGACTTTCTGGGAAAGAGAAAAAGGTTGTGAACCGAGTCCTTGAGTTGTTCAAGTATAAAGGTCTTCACGATATGATTTCCGAAATATCGGAATGGACCCCACCGAAGTATCCTATCACTGGACAAGATCTTATTGAAAAGGACATTAAACGGGGGCCAGTATTTGCGAAGACACTAGACGCATTAAGGCAAGTCTGGATAGACAGTGATTTTCAGTTGACCAGGGAGGAATTGTTGGAGAAAATTGATGAGGTGATCGCACAT TGA